The Drosophila bipectinata strain 14024-0381.07 chromosome 2L, DbipHiC1v2, whole genome shotgun sequence genome has a segment encoding these proteins:
- the slf gene encoding uncharacterized protein slf → MKVTLALATFCVVAACANAARTTTTTATKPGRFLSLPVPAKCASRPKEFSYRGKNMFLTTHVPALANKKVDWLDGRNLCREYCMDLVALETQEKNNLIFRVIQQNDVPYIWTAGRICDFAGCENRPDLEPKNVYGWFWSATREKIQATNRIPQGWGYNPWSQTGHKKRPQPDNAEYDINQTKEQCLSVLNNVYNDGIAWHDVACYHEKPVICEDNEELLRYVAATNPGIRL, encoded by the exons aTGAAAGTCACCCTCGCGTTAGCGACTTTCTGCGTGGTGGCAGCCTGCGCCAATGCGGCCAGAACCACCACAACCACAGCGACCAAGCCGGGTCGCTTCCTCTCACTGCCCGTGCCCGCCAAGTGCGCCAGCC GTCCCAAGGAGTTCTCCTACCGCGGCAAAAACATGTTCCTAACCACCCACGTGCCCGCCCTGGCCAACAAGAAGGTCGACTGGCTCGATGGCCGTAACCTGTGCCGCGAATACTGCATGGACCTGGTCGCCTTGGAGACCCAAGAGAAGAACAACCTGATCTTCCGTGTTATCCAGCAGAACGATGTGCCCTACATCTGGACCGCCGGTCGCATCTGCGATTTCGCCGGCTGCGAGAACCGTCCTGATCTGGAGCCCAAGAACGTCTACGGATGGTTCTGGTCCGCAACCCGCGAGAAGATCCAGGCCACCAACCGCATTCCTCAGGGATGGGGCTACAACCCCTGGTCCCAGACCGGACACAAGAAGCGCCCACAGCCCGACAACGCTGAATACGACATCAACCAGACCAAGGAGCAGTGCCTGTCCGTCCTGAACAACGTGTACAACGATGGCATCGCCTGGCACGACGTTGCCTGCTACCACGAGAAGCCCGTCATCTGCGAGGACAACGAGGAGCTGCTGCGCTACGTGGCGGCCACGAATCCCGGAATCCGTCTATAA